A genome region from Verrucomicrobiota bacterium includes the following:
- a CDS encoding acyl-CoA thioesterase: MDSSNTLYNGLIEVMFYDTDAGGVVHNIAYLRFVEYARTKLAAQLGHDIKTCAEENIFAVVVRTEIDYIKPAKLGESLTITSTLSGADRVRFYITTEIFRPTDGKKIIRCYQTLALLKMPEGKVLPAPKDWVGFFSPKE; this comes from the coding sequence CAAACACCCTCTACAATGGCCTGATCGAAGTCATGTTCTACGACACTGACGCCGGGGGGGTCGTGCATAATATCGCTTACCTACGTTTTGTGGAATATGCGCGCACAAAACTCGCCGCCCAGCTGGGCCACGATATCAAGACATGTGCCGAAGAAAATATTTTCGCCGTCGTCGTGCGCACGGAAATCGACTACATCAAACCGGCTAAACTCGGCGAATCCCTCACCATTACCTCGACACTCTCGGGCGCCGACCGTGTCCGTTTCTACATCACCACAGAGATTTTCAGACCTACCGACGGGAAAAAAATCATCCGTTGTTATCAAACCCTGGCCCTCTTGAAAATGCCTGAGGGTAAAGTCCTGCCGGCACCGAAAGATTGGGTCGGATTCTTTAGCCCAAAGGAATAA